One window of Halorussus sp. MSC15.2 genomic DNA carries:
- a CDS encoding CTP synthase: protein MPTEPETDYDPSLGNKFIFVTGGVMSGLGKGITAASTGRLLANAGFDVTAVKIDPYLNVDAGTMNPFQHGEVYVLKDGGEVDLDLGNYERFLDIDMTFDHNVTTGKTYQHVIEKERAGDYLGKTVQIIPHVTDDIKRRIREAAEGHDVCIVEVGGTVGDIEGMPFLEALRQFAHEEDEDDFLLTHVTLVPYSKNGEQKTKPTQHSVKELRSIGLQPDILVGRCEDELDPSTKEKIALFCDVPTDAVFSNPDVEDIYHVPLMVEEEGLDEYVMDRFDLTDDALPPEERDNTWRDLVTQDTHGEVEIALVGKYDLEDAYMSVNEALKHAGLEKSVDVNVRWVDSEKMAEDHEERLHGADGIVVPGGFGSRGTEGKIEAIRYARENGVPYLGLCLGFQLAVVEYARNVLGLEGAHSAEIEADTPHPVIDLLPEQYDLEDLGGTMRLGAHETDIEAGTLAEQVYGSTSCTERHRHRYEVNPEYFDEFEDSDLVFSGESGNRMEILELEGHPYFFGTQFHPEFRSRPTRASPPFVGLLDAVLDRRDGRTDEKTDSEADANNPEEVEA, encoded by the coding sequence ATGCCGACCGAACCGGAAACAGACTACGACCCTTCTCTCGGGAACAAGTTCATTTTCGTCACCGGGGGCGTCATGTCGGGACTCGGCAAGGGCATCACGGCCGCCAGCACCGGCCGTCTGCTCGCCAACGCCGGGTTCGACGTGACCGCGGTCAAGATAGACCCCTATCTCAACGTGGACGCGGGGACGATGAACCCCTTCCAACACGGTGAGGTGTACGTCCTGAAGGACGGCGGCGAAGTGGACCTCGACTTGGGGAATTACGAGCGATTCCTCGACATCGACATGACGTTCGACCACAACGTCACGACGGGGAAGACCTACCAGCACGTCATCGAGAAAGAGCGCGCCGGGGATTACCTCGGGAAGACCGTCCAAATCATCCCGCACGTCACCGACGACATCAAGCGCCGCATCCGCGAGGCCGCCGAGGGCCACGACGTCTGCATCGTGGAAGTCGGCGGCACGGTGGGCGACATCGAGGGCATGCCGTTCCTCGAAGCGCTCCGCCAGTTCGCCCACGAGGAGGACGAGGACGACTTCCTCCTCACGCACGTCACGCTCGTCCCCTACTCCAAGAACGGCGAGCAGAAGACCAAGCCGACCCAGCACTCCGTGAAGGAACTGCGCTCTATCGGTCTCCAGCCCGACATTCTGGTCGGCCGGTGCGAGGACGAACTCGACCCCTCGACCAAGGAGAAGATAGCGCTGTTCTGCGACGTGCCGACCGACGCGGTGTTCTCGAACCCCGACGTCGAGGACATCTACCACGTCCCGCTGATGGTCGAAGAGGAAGGACTGGACGAGTACGTGATGGACCGGTTCGACCTCACCGACGACGCGCTCCCGCCCGAAGAGCGCGACAACACGTGGCGTGACCTCGTGACTCAGGATACCCACGGCGAGGTGGAAATCGCGCTCGTCGGGAAGTACGACCTCGAAGACGCCTACATGTCGGTCAACGAGGCGCTCAAGCACGCCGGACTGGAGAAGAGCGTCGACGTGAACGTCAGGTGGGTCGATTCCGAGAAGATGGCCGAGGACCACGAGGAGCGCCTCCACGGTGCCGACGGCATCGTCGTGCCCGGCGGATTCGGCTCACGCGGCACCGAGGGCAAAATCGAGGCCATCCGGTACGCCCGCGAGAACGGTGTGCCCTACCTCGGTCTCTGTCTGGGCTTCCAGCTCGCGGTCGTGGAGTACGCTCGGAACGTCCTCGGACTGGAGGGCGCTCACTCCGCGGAAATCGAGGCGGACACGCCCCACCCGGTCATCGACCTGCTGCCCGAGCAGTACGACCTCGAAGACCTCGGCGGGACGATGCGACTCGGCGCTCACGAGACCGACATCGAGGCGGGGACGCTGGCCGAACAGGTCTACGGCAGCACCTCCTGCACCGAACGCCACCGCCACCGATACGAGGTCAACCCCGAGTACTTCGACGAGTTCGAGGACTCGGACCTCGTGTTCTCAGGCGAGTCGGGCAACCGGATGGAGATACTCGAACTGGAGGGCCACCCGTACTTCTTCGGCACCCAGTTCCACCCCGAGTTCCGGTCGCGGCCGACCCGCGCGAGTCCGCCGTTCGTCGGACTCCTCGACGCGGTCCTCGACCGGCGCGACGGGCGTACTGACGAGAAAACGGATTCCGAAGCCGACGCGAACAACCCCGAGGAGGTCGAAGCCTGA